One window from the genome of Pirellulales bacterium encodes:
- a CDS encoding ABC transporter substrate-binding protein, with translation MIGLLQIGTPSGYDLSGFRQGLKDAGYVEGQNLAIEYRFANDDPSRLSELASDLVRRQVRVIAAVASGLAARAAKDATNTIPIVFGYGADPIKQGLVANLNRPGGNVTGIISLANELYGKQLGILHELLPQAAHFAVLANPKGTSIYESIVKNSQAAASAIGQTIEILNASTDGEIDAVFMRLGDEKSAQGLLVTNDPFYIARRVQLAILAARYAVPAIYPFREMAEVGGLLSYGPNLAERDRQTGLYVGRILKGEKPADLPVQQMSKFELVINLKTAKALGLSVPNSMQLLADAVIE, from the coding sequence ATGATTGGATTATTGCAAATCGGGACACCATCCGGCTACGACCTCTCGGGATTCCGTCAGGGGCTGAAAGACGCGGGCTATGTCGAGGGCCAGAACCTGGCGATTGAGTATCGCTTCGCGAATGACGATCCATCCCGTCTATCGGAGCTGGCCTCGGATTTGGTGCGCCGTCAGGTGCGCGTGATCGCGGCCGTGGCCAGCGGGCTCGCAGCTCGGGCAGCGAAAGATGCGACCAATACCATTCCGATCGTTTTCGGTTATGGAGCCGACCCAATCAAACAAGGTCTTGTCGCCAACCTCAATCGGCCAGGCGGTAATGTCACCGGGATCATCTCGCTCGCCAACGAGCTTTACGGTAAGCAACTCGGAATCCTGCACGAATTGCTGCCGCAAGCGGCTCATTTTGCCGTCCTCGCCAATCCTAAAGGCACGTCGATTTACGAATCCATCGTTAAGAACTCGCAAGCTGCCGCTTCTGCGATCGGCCAGACAATCGAAATTCTGAACGCCAGCACCGACGGCGAGATCGACGCGGTCTTTATGCGCCTTGGCGATGAAAAAAGCGCGCAGGGTCTATTAGTCACCAACGACCCATTTTACATTGCGCGGCGCGTTCAACTGGCCATTCTGGCGGCGCGCTATGCGGTGCCTGCGATCTATCCGTTCCGTGAAATGGCCGAAGTCGGCGGTTTGTTGAGCTACGGCCCCAATCTTGCCGAACGAGACCGCCAAACCGGGCTCTATGTCGGCCGTATTCTCAAGGGGGAGAAGCCGGCCGATCTGCCCGTACAACAGATGAGCAAATTCGAGTTGGTCATCAATCTGAAAACCGCCAAGGCACTCGGTTTGAGCGTCCCCAATTCAATGCAGTTGCTCG